In one window of Ruminococcus hominis DNA:
- the hydE gene encoding [FeFe] hydrogenase H-cluster radical SAM maturase HydE: protein MKAVDKLIQRQKLTKEEFIEILKQQDDPDIRELLKEEAIRLRKHYYGTKVFTRGLIEFTNHCKNDCYYCGIRRSNKNAKRFRLSQEDILACCENGYELGFRTFVLQGGEDVWYTDAKLVEIIRRIKTLYPECAVTLSVGEKSYESYKAYKEAGADRYLLRHETADEQHYGVLHPAEMSLANRKQCLYDLKKLGYQVGAGFMVGSPGQSVETLAEDLLFLQELQPQMVGIGPFIPHHDTCFAEKSAGSVEKTLFLLSVIRILLPTVLLPATTALGTMDPQGREKGLLAGANVVMPNLSPLKTRKQYDLYDNKICTGEEAAECRECLDKRIESVGYQLVNERGDAVL from the coding sequence ATGAAGGCGGTAGATAAATTAATCCAGCGTCAAAAATTAACAAAAGAAGAGTTTATAGAAATTTTAAAACAGCAGGATGATCCGGATATCCGAGAGCTTCTAAAAGAAGAGGCCATCAGGTTAAGAAAACACTATTATGGAACGAAGGTATTTACAAGAGGGCTGATTGAATTTACAAACCATTGTAAAAACGATTGTTACTATTGTGGGATTCGAAGAAGTAATAAAAATGCAAAACGATTTCGTTTATCGCAGGAGGATATCCTGGCATGCTGTGAGAATGGTTATGAATTAGGCTTTCGGACATTTGTTCTGCAAGGCGGGGAAGATGTCTGGTACACGGATGCAAAACTGGTGGAGATTATTCGCAGAATCAAGACCTTATATCCGGAATGTGCAGTAACACTTTCAGTAGGAGAAAAATCTTATGAAAGTTATAAAGCTTATAAAGAAGCAGGGGCGGACCGCTACCTGCTTCGTCATGAGACTGCGGATGAACAACATTATGGAGTATTGCATCCGGCAGAGATGAGTCTTGCAAATAGAAAACAATGTTTGTATGATTTGAAGAAATTAGGATACCAGGTGGGAGCAGGATTTATGGTAGGCTCTCCGGGACAGAGCGTGGAAACTTTGGCAGAAGATTTATTATTTTTGCAGGAGTTACAGCCACAGATGGTAGGCATCGGTCCGTTTATTCCGCATCATGACACCTGTTTTGCTGAAAAATCAGCGGGAAGTGTGGAGAAAACATTATTTTTACTGTCTGTAATTCGTATTTTACTGCCGACAGTATTGCTTCCGGCAACGACAGCTCTTGGAACAATGGATCCGCAAGGAAGAGAAAAGGGACTCTTGGCAGGAGCAAATGTTGTAATGCCAAATTTGTCGCCCCTAAAGACAAGAAAACAATATGATTTATATGATAACAAGATCTGCACCGGAGAAGAGGCAGCAGAATGCAGAGAGTGTCTGGATAAGAGGATAGAATCTGTAGGTTATCAACTGGTAAATGAAAGAGGAGATGCTGTTCTGTAA
- a CDS encoding O-acetylhomoserine aminocarboxypropyltransferase/cysteine synthase family protein: MAKITRDQRNFKFETLQLHVGQETPDPVTDARAVPIYQTSSYVFRNSQHAADRFGLKDAGNIYGRLTNPTEDVFEKRIAALEGGTAALAVASGAAAITYTIENLAQQGDHIVSAKNIYGGSFNLLEHTLPNYGITTTFVDIFNLEEVENAIQENTKAIYIETLGNPNSDVVDIEAVANIAHKHKIPLVVDNTFATPYLVRPIEYGADIVVHSATKFIGGHGTTIGGVIIEGGKFDWEASGKFPSLTDPNPSYHGISFTKACGAAAFVTKIRAILLRDTGATISPISSFIFLQGLETLSLRVERHVENALKVVEYLNNHPQVEKVHHPSVDSDPKQQELYKKYFPNGGGSIFTFEIKGDAAKAQEFIDNLELFSLLANVADVKSLVIHPATTTHSQCTEEELLDQGIKPNTIRLSIGTENIDDILQDLDEAFKAVQ, encoded by the coding sequence CGATTTATCAGACATCATCATATGTATTTCGTAACAGCCAGCATGCAGCAGATCGTTTTGGGTTAAAAGATGCCGGAAATATTTACGGACGTCTGACAAATCCTACAGAAGATGTATTTGAGAAGAGAATTGCAGCATTGGAAGGTGGTACAGCAGCCCTTGCAGTAGCATCAGGAGCAGCAGCGATTACATATACAATTGAAAATCTTGCTCAGCAGGGAGATCATATCGTATCTGCTAAAAATATCTACGGAGGTTCATTTAACCTTCTTGAGCATACACTTCCAAATTATGGAATTACGACAACATTCGTTGACATTTTCAACTTGGAAGAGGTTGAAAATGCGATTCAGGAGAATACAAAAGCAATTTACATTGAGACTCTTGGAAATCCAAATTCAGATGTAGTTGATATTGAAGCAGTTGCAAATATTGCACATAAACATAAAATTCCACTTGTTGTAGACAATACTTTTGCAACACCTTACCTTGTAAGACCAATTGAGTACGGCGCAGATATCGTAGTTCATTCAGCAACAAAATTTATCGGTGGACATGGAACAACAATCGGTGGAGTTATCATTGAAGGTGGTAAATTTGACTGGGAGGCTTCAGGAAAATTCCCTTCACTGACAGATCCAAATCCAAGCTATCATGGTATCAGTTTCACAAAAGCTTGTGGAGCTGCAGCATTTGTAACAAAGATCAGAGCAATCCTTTTAAGAGATACAGGAGCTACAATTTCTCCAATCAGTTCATTTATTTTCCTGCAGGGACTTGAGACACTTTCACTTCGTGTTGAACGTCACGTAGAAAATGCACTGAAAGTTGTAGAGTATCTGAATAACCATCCACAGGTAGAGAAAGTACATCATCCATCTGTAGATTCAGATCCAAAACAGCAGGAGCTTTATAAGAAATATTTCCCAAATGGAGGAGGTTCTATCTTCACATTTGAAATTAAAGGAGATGCAGCAAAAGCTCAGGAATTTATTGATAATCTGGAATTGTTCTCATTGCTGGCAAATGTGGCAGATGTGAAATCACTTGTTATTCATCCTGCAACAACAACACACAGCCAGTGCACAGAAGAAGAACTGCTTGATCAGGGAATCAAACCAAACACAATTCGTCTTTCAATCGGTACAGAAAATATTGATGATATTCTTCAGGATTTGGATGAGGCATTTAAAGCAGTTCAATAA